CACAGGTGGATCGCGAGGGCGGCGGGCGGCACCACCCAGCGGCTGAAGCCAGGGCCCGCGATGATGCGTTCCTTGTCCAGCCAACCGGAGCCAGGGGCCCCTGCGGCGACGGGCAACTGCCCCGGGGTCGCGACGGCTTCGTTGAAAGCCCCCGTAGATGGTCCTGCCATAGCACTCCTCGTTGGTTTTGTCCCTCGATCCGGTCAAGGTTTTCGACCGTCGGGGCGCGGCGAGTCTACGGTTGGTGACAATTTGCATCCAATTGGATCGAGACATGGCCCGATTCAATTCGGAAATGAATGCGAAAGGTTCTCAAAGAGGCAGAGGCGCGGCCGCGAGGGCCGGCCGGACGCTCAGGCGCGCTTGGAACCCTTGCCGGCCGCATCGGGCTGCAAGGTGTCCAGCCACTCGGGACTGGCCGCCAGGTCGACCGCCGCCTGCAGCGCGCGCGTCATGCGGTCGCTGGCGTGCGTCATGAAGCCCAGCGGCGTCTCCAAGAGCGGCGCGATCAAGGGGCGCGCCTCGTAGGGGCCGTCGTCGCGCGAGAGCAGCTCCAGCGCGGCCTGCGGCAGCACCGACGCCAGCGCGCCGGCACCCACGCTGCTGGCCAGCGTGTGGATCGAGTTGGTCTCCATGGCCGCATCGACACGCAGACCGGCCGCCTTGAAGGCGCGGTCGACGATCGCCCGGTTGTGCATGTCGGGGGTGAGCAGGCACAGCGGCAGGGTGGCGGCCTCGGCCCAGCCGACCGGTTCGCCGATGCGCACCGCCCGGCCCGCCCGCACCGGACCCGGTTTGCGCTGCACCAGGTAGTAGGTCTCGACGCATTGCGGCCAGACCGCCAGGCTGACGTGGCGCACGCGGGTGCGGTCGGTGTAGCCGAGCGCGAGATCGAGCGACATGCTGTCGAGCGCCGTCTCGATCTCCAGCGAACTGAGGGACACCACCGTCGGCGCCACGCCCGGGTGGCGCTTCTGCAGCGCGATGGCGAAGCGCGAGAGGATGGTCATGCCGGTCGGCACCGCCGCCAGCCGCAGGCGCCCGCGCGGCTGACCGGCCTCGCTGCGCAGGCGCTCGCGCAGCAGCTCCTGTTCCTGCAGCATGCGCTGCGCGGTGGCGAGCACCGCCTCACCCTCGACGGTGAAGCCCTCGAACGCGCGGCCCCGCTTGACGATGAGCACGCCGAACTCGCCTTCGAGGGCGCGCAACGCGTTCGACAGCGCCGGCTGCGTGATGTGGCAGGCCTGCGCGGCGCGGCCGAAGTGGCGGTGCTCGTTGAGCGCCGCCAGGTAGCGCATGGACGCGAGGACGTTCATGGCGCCGCGCTGGTCGTTCAGGTGTCTTTGCTGACGGTGATCGTCGGGAACTTGGCCGAGAAGTCCTTCGCCTTCTCGGCGATGCCGACGGCCACGGTGCGCGCCACGGCCTTGTAGATCGCCGCGACGTCGCCGTCCGGGTCGGCCACCACCGTGGGCTTGCCGCTGTCGGCCTGCAGGCGGATGTTGATGTCCAGCGGCAACGCGCCGAGGTAGTCCATGCCGTACTGCGCCGCCATCTTCTTGCCGCCGTCGGCGCCGAAGATGTGCTCGACGTGGCCGCAGTTGGAGCACACGTGCACCGCCATGTTCTCGACGATACCGAGGATCGGCACGCCGACCTTCTCGAACATCTTGATGCCCTTCTTGGCGTCGAGCAGCGCGATGTCCTGCGGCGTGGTGACGATCACCGCGCCGGTCATGGGCACGCGCTGGCTCAGCGTGAGCTGGATGTCACCGGTGCCCGGCGGCATGTCGATGATCAGGTAGTCGAGGTCTTTCCAGTTGGTCTGGCGCAGCAGCTGCTCCAGCGCCTGCGTGGCCATCGGCCCGCGCCAGATCATGGCCTCGTCCTGGTCGACCAGGAAGCCGATCGACATGACCTGCACGCCGTAGTTCTCCAGCGGCTCCATCGTCTTGCCGTCGTCGCTCTCGGGGCGGCGGTCGATGCCGAGCATCATGGGCTGGCTGGGGCCGTAGATGTCGGCGTCGAGCAGGCCCACCGAGGCGCCTTCGGCGGCCAGCGCCAGCGCCAGGTTGGCGGCAGTGGTGCTCTTGCCGACGCCGCCCTTGCCCGAGGCCACGGCGACGATGTTCTTCACGTTGGGCAGCAGCTGCACGCCGCGCTGCACCGCATGGCTGACCACCCGGGTCGTGATGTTGACCGACACGTTGTCCACACCCGACACCGTTCGCGCCGCGGCCACGAAGGCCTTGCGCAACGCCGCATGCTGGCTCTTGGCCGGGTAGCCGAGCTCGACGTCGAAGGACACGTCGCCTTCGCTGATCTGCAGGTTCCTCAGCGCCTTGGTGCTGACGAAATCCTTGCCGGTGTTGGGATCGAGGACCGCCTTGAGCGCATCCTGAATCACCGCTTGCGTGACTGCCATTGACAACTCCTGAATCGGGGTAGTCTACGTGCCGATCCATGCCCCTCCCCGCCTCTGCCCCAATGTCCCCCCCGTCTGCCACGGCGCTGCTGCTCACCGGCGGCGGTGCCCGCGCCGCCTACCAGGTCGGGGTGCTCGAGGCGATCGCCGAGCTGCGCCGCGGTGCCGGCCTGGCGGCAGGACCCAACCCGTTCCCGATCATCACCGGCACGTCGGCCGGCGCCATCAACGCCGCCGCGCTGGCCTGCGGTGCCGACGACTTCGATGCCGCCGTGCAGCGCATGGCCGAGGTCTGGCGCCACCTGCGGATCGAGCAGGTCTACCGCACCGACACCTTCGCGATGCTCGACGCGGCGGCGCGCTGGCGCCTGATCCTCGGCGTCGGCCAGCTGCTGGCGCGCTGGATGAAACTCAAGCCGCGCTCGTTGCTCGACAACACCCCGCTGGCCGAGCTGCTGGTGCGCATGGTGCCCTTCGAGCGCCTGCCCGGGCTGCTGGCCGACGGCCACCTCGACGCGCTGGCCGTGACCGCATCGAGCTACAGCTCGGGCGAGCACCTGACCTTCTTCGAAGCGCGCCACCCCATGGCGCCGTGGACGCGCTCGCAGCGCAAGGCCGTGGCCGACCGCATCACGCATGCGCACCTGCTGGCGTCGTCGGCGATCCCCTTCGTGTTCCCGGCCACGGCACTGCCCCTGCAGGGGCACGTCGAGTACTTCGGCGACGGCTCGATGCGCCAGACCGCGCCGACCGCCGCCGCCATCCACCTCGGCGCGGAGCGCATCCTGGCCGTGGGCGCCGGCCGCATGAACGAGCCCGTGGACGCCGACGGCCCCCAGGCGCTGGGCGGCGAGCCGACGCTGGCGCAGATCGCCGGCCATGCGATGTCGAGCATCTTTCTCGATGCGCTGGGGGTGGATGTGGAGCGCGTGCGCCGCATCAACGACACGCTGGCGCTCATCCCGCCCGAGGCGCGCGCCGGCACCCGCCTGCGGCCGATCGAGCTGCTGCTGATCGCGCCGTCGGAACGCATCGACGCCATCGCCGCGCGCCATGCCGAGGCGCTGCCCGGCGTGGTGCGGCGCCTGCTGGCCAGCGGCACCGGCCCGGGCGAAGGCAAGTCGCCCGCACGCAGCGCGGCGCTCGCGAGCTACCTGCTCTTCGAACCCGGCTTCACGCGCGAGCTGATGGCCTTGGGCCGCGCCGACACGCTGGCGCAGCGCGATACGGTGTGCCGCTTCTTCGGCTGGCCCGCCACTTAGCGGCCTAACGGCCGGTCGCCATGCCCAGGTCGGCAGCGATGCGGTGGACCAGCGCCTTGAGGTCGCCCAGTTCCGCTTCGAGGCGTGCGACGTTCGCCTTGAGCGCCGCCATCTCGCCCAGCGACACGTCGGCGCCGGGCGCACCCGCGCTGGCCGGCATGTCTTCGATCACCGGCTCGCCGCTCAGCAGATGCGCCCAGCGGCTCTCGCGGGCGCCCGGCAGGCGCGGCAGCTTGACCACCAGCGCACCGGCCGGGCGCTCGGCCAGTTCGTCGAGGAAGCCCTCGACCGACGAGATGTCGGCGAAGTTGTGCATGCGCTCGGTGGCGATGCGCAGTTCACCGGCGGTCTGCGGGCCGCGCAGCATCAGCACCGTGAGCAGGATGCTCGACTGCGACGGGATGCGCAGCACGCGGTCCATGTTGTGGGCGTAGCGCAAGGCCCGGCCACCGCTGCTCTCGTCGACCAGGTGGTAGCCCTTGAGGCTGTCGATGGCGGCTTGCGCCTGCGCGTCGCTCACCTCCAGCACCGGGTTGCGGCTGGTCTTCTGGTTGCAGCCGGAGAGAACCGCGTTGAGCGTCAGCGGGTAGCTGTCAGGCACGGTGCGCTGCTTTTCGACCAGCACGCCGAGCACGCGGGTTTCCAGGAGCGAGAGGATCGGCAGCGGCCGCGCCGCGGACGCGTCCGACACTCAGTTCGCCCCGGCGATGCGGGCCACCAGCGCCTTGGTGAAGGCGGCCGTGTTGGCCGTGCCCCCCAGGTCGCCGGTGCGCACCTTGTCGATGTTGAGCGTCTCGTCGATCGCGCGGCGCAGGCGCGTCGCCTGGTCGACCAGCTTGCAATGGTCGAGCATCAGCGCGCCGGCCAGCAGCAGGGCCGTCGGGTTGGCGATGCCCTTGCCGGCGATGTCGGGCGCCGAGCCGTGCACCGCTTCGAAGATGGCGGCGTCGGCGCCGATGTTCGCCCCCGGCGCCATGCCCAGGCCGCCGACCAGGCCGGCCACCAGGTCCGACAGGATGTCGCCGAAGAGATTGGTCGTGACCAGCATGTCGAACTGCCACGGGTTGAGCACCAGCTTCATCGCGCAGGCGTCGACGATCATGGTCTCGAGCTCGAACTTGCCCTTGTAGCGCGGCTCTTCATAGAGGCGCAGGCCGGTCTCCAGAAACAGCCCGGTCAGCACCTTCATGATGTTGGCCTTGTGCACCAGCGTGACCTTCTTGCGGCCGGTAGCTATCGCGGTGTCGAAGGCGTACTCGAGCAGGCGGTGGCAGCCCTGGCGGGTGTTGATGCCCGTGGCCATGCCCACGGCGTGCGGGTCGTCGTCGATGCGCACGTAGTGCTCGTGGCCGATGTAGAGGCCTTCGAGGTTCTCGCGCACCACCACCAGGTCGATCTTGTCGTAGCGGCCACCGGGGATGACGGTAAGCGCCGGGCGCAGGTTAGCGTAGAGCTGGAACTCCTCGCGCAGCCGCACGTTGGACGACCGGTAGCCGCCGCCCGACGGCGTCTCGAGCGGCCCCTTGAGCGCGAGCCGCGTGCGGCGGATGCTGTCGAGCGTGGCGGCCGGCAGCGGGTCGCCGGCTTGTTGCACGCCGCCGAGACCGGCGATCTGGCGGTCCCATTCGAACGGGACCTTCAAGGCGTCGAAGGCGGCCAGCGTGGCCTCGACGATTTCGGGGCCGATGCCGTCGCCGGCGATCAGGGTGGCGGGAATGGAGGAAGTCGTCACGGGGTTCTCTTTCAGTGAAAGGGGTGAAGCGGAACTCAGCCCATGTCCACCAGCGCCGAAGTGGCCTTGCGGACCAGCGGCAGGACGAGCAGGAGCGTCGGGAAGGCAAAGACCCAGGACAGCGCCCAGGCGCTCATCCAGATGCCGGGCATCTCGGGCACCGGGCCCACACTGCGCAAGGTGCTGATCATCGACACCACGAAGGTCATGAGGATGGACAGAATCAGCGGCATGACCCAGCTGGCGGCGCGGGCGGGCAGCTTGCGAACGCCGAAGAAGGTTTTGGAGGGACGGGAAGACGGGTTCATTGGAAGCTCCAGGAGCCGGACAAGCAAGGCGCCATCTTTCCAGCGCAGACGCGTCGAAAGACTGCAACCCGGACGGGCCGGCTGCGGTTGGCGCGTTGCTTGACGTGAACGCTTACGGCGATTCATGCGAGCGCTGAATTGCATCGACATGTTAGCCGATCGCCCCTCGGCCATGCGGTCTCGGGCCGCCGCCTAAAATCCCTCCCCCGCCCACGTCCGCGTGCGCTGCTCGTCCCCGGTCTCCGATTCCTTCGCCAGAAAGCGCCCCCATGTCCGCCCCGCGCAAGCTCTTCGTCACCACCGCCCTGCCCTACGCCAACGGCAAGTTCCACATCGGCCACATCATGGAATACATCCAGGCCGACATCTGGGTGCGGGCACAGCGCATGTACGGCGCGGACGTCGCCTTCGTCTGCGCCGACGACGCGCACGGCGCTGCCATCACCATCGCGGCCGACAAGGCCGGCGTGACGCCGCAGGCCTTCGTCGCCGAGATCGCGGCCGGCCGCAAACCCTACCTCGACGGCTTCCACATCGCCTTCGACAACTGGAGCTCGACCGACTCGCCCGAGAACCACGACCTGGCGCGCGCGATCTACCGCGACCTGCGTGCTGCGGGATTGATCGAGACGCGCAGCGTCGAGCAGTTCTACGACCCCGAGAAGGGGATGTTCCTGGCCGACCGCTTCATCAAGGGCGAATGCCCGGTCTGCCATTCGAAGGACCAGTACGGCGACAACTGCGAGGTGTGCGGCGCCGTCTACGCGCCGACCGAACTGATCAACCCGTACTCGGCGCTGACCGGCGTCAAGCCCGAACTGCGCAGCTCCGACCACTTCTTCTTCAAGCTGTCGGACCCGCGCTGCGAGGCGTTCCTGAAGGAATGGACCACGGCCCCCGGCCACGTGCAGCCCGAGGTGCAGAACAAGATCCGCGAATGGCTCTACAAGGACGAAGAAGGCAAGGGTGGCCTGGGCGACTGGGACATCAGCCGCGACGCACCCTACTTCGGCATCGAGATCCCGGACGCGCCAGGCAAGTACTTCTACGTGTGGCTCGACGCGCCCGTGGGCTACCTCGCATCGTTGAAGAACCTGCTCGACAAGACCTGCGTCGAGGCCGCGGGCGACGGCATCTCGTACACCGACTACATGGCCGACCCTGAGCTGGAGCAGGTGCACTTCATCGGCAAGGACATCATCACCTTCCACACCCTGTTCTGGCCGGCGATGCTGCACTTCAGCGGCCGCAAGGCGCCGAATGCCATCTACGTGCACGGTCACCTGACGGTCAGCGGCGAAAAGATGAGCAAGAGCCGCGGCACCGGCATCGACCCGCTGAAGTACCTGTCGATCGGGCTGAACCCCGAGCATCTGCGCTACTACCTCGCCGCCAAGCTGAGCGGCCGCAATGAGGACATCGACTTCAACCCGGAAGACTTCGTCGCCCGGGTGAACAGCGACCTGGTCGGCAAGTACATCAACATCGCCAGCCGCGCGGCAGGCTTCATCGGCAAGCGCTTCGGCGGCAAGCTCGGTGTGGTGTCGGACGACGGTGCCGCATTGCTCGCGACGCTGCGCAACGAGGCCGAGGCGCTGCGCGTGCTCTACGACGGCCGCGACACCGCGCGCGCGCTGCGCGACACCATGGCGCTGGCCGACCGCGTGAACGAGTACGTCGATGCCAACAAGCCCTGGGAACTGGCGAAGAAGGAAGGCATGGAAGCGCGCCTGCACGACGTGTGCACCGTGTGCATCGAGGCCTTCCGCCTGCTCACGCTCTACCTCAAGCCGGTGCTGCCGGCGCTGGCCGAGAACGTCGAGCGCTTCCTGGCCATCGAGCCGCTGGAATGGGCGCACGCCACCGTGGCCCTGCCACCGGGCCATGCGATCGGCGAGTACAAGCACCTGATGCAGCGGGTCGACCCGAAGCTGCTCGACACGCTGTTCGAGGCACCCGCCGAAGTGGCCGCACCGGCTGCGGCCAATACCGACGCGCTGCCGGGCGGCGAAGCCATCGCCCCGACCATCGGCATCGACGACTTCACCAAGATCGACCTGCGCATCGCGAAGATCGTGGCCTGCGAGCCGGTCGAAGGCTCGACCAAGCTGCTGCGCCTGACGCTTGACGTGGGCGAGGCCCAGACGCGCAACGTGTTCAGCGGCATCGCCTCGGCCTACAAGCCCGAGCAGTTGGTCGGCAAGCTGACCGTGATGGTCGCCAACTTGGCGCCACGCAAGATGAAGTTCGGCGTCAGCGAAGGCATGGTGCTGGCCGCCAGCCATGCCGACGAAAAGGCCGCACCGGGCATCCACGTGCTGGAGCCGTGGCCGGGTGCGGTGCCTGGCATGCGGGTGCGCTGAGGGAACTGCATCCAGGGGCCCGTAGAATGCGCGCCCTTCCGCCCGCAGACGCCTCCTGATTGCGAGGCGGGGCACGTGCCATGCCCCACATCGTCGTCGAACAGCTGATCAAGACCTACCGGATTTCCGAGCGGGCGCCCGGCTTCGCCGGGGCGGTCCGCGGCGTCCTGCAACGGCGTCATCGCACGGTGGAGGCGCTCTCCGGCGTTTCCTTCTCCCTGGAGCGCGGCGAGTTGCTCGGCTTCATCGGCCCCAACGGGGCGGGCAAGTCGACCACTATCAAGATCCTGGCGGGCATCCTGCGGCCGGACGGCGGGCGCGTCGAGGTGAGCGGGCGCGACCCATTCCAAGACCGGGAGCAGCACGTCGGCCGCATCGGCGTGGTCTTCGGCCAGCGCACGCAGCTCTGGTGGGACCTGCCCGTGGGTGAAGGGTTCGACCTGCTGCGCGACATCTACCGCGTCGAACCCGCACGGTACCGCCGCACGCGCGACGAGTTGGTGTCGCTGCTGAAGCTCGATCGCGTGCTCGACCAGCCGGTACGGCAACTGTCCCTTGGGCAACGCATGCGCGCCGAGATTGCCGCGGCGCTGCTGCACGAGCCTGAACTGCTGTTCCTCGACGAACCGACCATCGGGCTCGACGCGCCGTCGAAGCTCGCGGTGCGCGACTTCGTGCGCCGCGCCAACCGCGAACGCGGGACCACCGTGCTGCTGACCACGCACGACATGCACGACATCGAAGCACTGGCCGAGCGGGTGATCGTGATCGGGCATGGCCGCGTGCTGGCGGACAGCCCGGTGGAGGCGTTGCGATCCCAGGTGCTCGCCGAGCGACGGTTGGTCGTGGACTTCGCGCACGAGGCGCCGACGCGGATCGCGCTGCCCGGCGTGGCCGTGCTGTCGCGCGAGGATCGGTCGCTGGTGCTGGGCTTCGACCCCGCGCGCACGGCCGCGGCCGCGCTCATCGCGCACATCGCCGCCGAACATGCGGTCGAGGACATCCGGCTGGAAGGCCTCGCGATCGAGGAAGTGATCTCCCGCTTCTACGCGATGCACGGGGCGGCAGAGGCGTGAACCTGCAGGACGCCGTGCGGCCCTACAGGGTCGCCTTTGCCTCGCGGTTCCTGCAGATGCTGCAGTACCGGACGGCGGCGCTCGCGGGCTTCGCCACGCAGTGCTGGTGGGGCGGCATCAAGGTGATGGTGCTGGCCGCCTTCTATGGCGGCGCAGCGGCATCCGCCCCGGCGGGCAGCCTGCCGATGACGCTCGCACATGCCGTCACCTACACGTGGCTCGCGCAGGGGCTGCTCGCACTGCTGCCCTGGGGTAGCGACCCCGAGGTCGCGCAGGCGGTGCGTACCGGCTCCGTGGCGTACGACCGCCTGCGGCCCGTCGACGCCTACGCGCTCTGGTACGCGCGCAGCGCCGGATGGATCGCCGCGCGCGTGCTGCCGCGGCTCGCGCTCATGGTCGCCTTCGCAGGGGTCGCTTTGCCGCTGGCCGGATGGGGCCAATGGGGCTGGCAACCACCCGCGGACCTCGCGGCGGCGCTCGTCTTCGTGCTCTCGGCCGTGCTGGCGCTGCTGCTGTCGACCGCGCTGGTGATGCTGCTCAACGTAGCCGCCACCGCGGCACTCAACGAACGCGGCATCAATGCCTTCGCGACGCCCCTGGTCGTGGTGCTGTCCGGCAACCTGCTGCCGCTGCCCCTGCTGCCCGAGTCATGGCAGACCGCGTTGCTGCTGCAGCCGCTGGCCGGCCTGATGGACATCCCGATGCGGCTGTACGCCGGGCGGCTGGCGGGCTGGCCGGCCGCGGGCGGGCTCGCACTGCAGGCCGGCTGGACGATCGCGCTCGTCGCACTTGGCCGGCTCGCGATGTCGCGCACCATGCGCCGCCTCGAAGTGCAAGGCGGCTGACGTGGGGGGCGTGGCCTTGTTTTTCCGGCTGGTGCTCGCGTCGCTGAAGGGCCAGGCGCTCTACCCGACGTCTGCCGTGCTGGCGACGCTGGCGCAGTTCCTCGTCACCGGCATCGAGGTCGTCGCCATCTGGGCGCTGTTCGATCGCTTCGGGACGGTGCAGGGATGGGCCCTGGGCGAAGTGGCGCTCTTCTACGGGCTGGTCAATGTCATGTTCGCCATCGCCGATGCGCTCGGACGCGGCTTCGATGTCCTGGGCACGGAGTTCCTGCGCACCGGCGCCTTCGATCGGCTCCTGTTGCGGCCCCGCACGCTGCCGCTGCAGCTGATGGGGCACGATCTGCGCATGAGCCGGCTCGGCCGCCTGGCGCAGGGGCTCATGGTGCTGGCCTACGCCACGGCACAGGCCGGCATCGCATGGACGCCCGCCCACGTCGGGCTGGCGCTGTTCGCGATCGCGGGCGGCGTCGCGCTGTTCCTCGGCATCCTGGTGCTGCAGGGCACGCTCGCCTTCTGGACGGTCGAAAGCCTGGAGGTCGCGAACATGTTCACCTACGGCGGCGTGGAGGCCGGCCAGTACCCCATCACGCTGTACGCACGGTGGTTTCGCCGCCTGCTGACCTTCGG
The sequence above is drawn from the Variovorax sp. J2L1-78 genome and encodes:
- a CDS encoding ABC transporter permease; this translates as MLQYRTAALAGFATQCWWGGIKVMVLAAFYGGAAASAPAGSLPMTLAHAVTYTWLAQGLLALLPWGSDPEVAQAVRTGSVAYDRLRPVDAYALWYARSAGWIAARVLPRLALMVAFAGVALPLAGWGQWGWQPPADLAAALVFVLSAVLALLLSTALVMLLNVAATAALNERGINAFATPLVVVLSGNLLPLPLLPESWQTALLLQPLAGLMDIPMRLYAGRLAGWPAAGGLALQAGWTIALVALGRLAMSRTMRRLEVQGG
- the metG gene encoding methionine--tRNA ligase, which codes for MSAPRKLFVTTALPYANGKFHIGHIMEYIQADIWVRAQRMYGADVAFVCADDAHGAAITIAADKAGVTPQAFVAEIAAGRKPYLDGFHIAFDNWSSTDSPENHDLARAIYRDLRAAGLIETRSVEQFYDPEKGMFLADRFIKGECPVCHSKDQYGDNCEVCGAVYAPTELINPYSALTGVKPELRSSDHFFFKLSDPRCEAFLKEWTTAPGHVQPEVQNKIREWLYKDEEGKGGLGDWDISRDAPYFGIEIPDAPGKYFYVWLDAPVGYLASLKNLLDKTCVEAAGDGISYTDYMADPELEQVHFIGKDIITFHTLFWPAMLHFSGRKAPNAIYVHGHLTVSGEKMSKSRGTGIDPLKYLSIGLNPEHLRYYLAAKLSGRNEDIDFNPEDFVARVNSDLVGKYINIASRAAGFIGKRFGGKLGVVSDDGAALLATLRNEAEALRVLYDGRDTARALRDTMALADRVNEYVDANKPWELAKKEGMEARLHDVCTVCIEAFRLLTLYLKPVLPALAENVERFLAIEPLEWAHATVALPPGHAIGEYKHLMQRVDPKLLDTLFEAPAEVAAPAAANTDALPGGEAIAPTIGIDDFTKIDLRIAKIVACEPVEGSTKLLRLTLDVGEAQTRNVFSGIASAYKPEQLVGKLTVMVANLAPRKMKFGVSEGMVLAASHADEKAAPGIHVLEPWPGAVPGMRVR
- a CDS encoding ABC transporter ATP-binding protein, whose protein sequence is MPHIVVEQLIKTYRISERAPGFAGAVRGVLQRRHRTVEALSGVSFSLERGELLGFIGPNGAGKSTTIKILAGILRPDGGRVEVSGRDPFQDREQHVGRIGVVFGQRTQLWWDLPVGEGFDLLRDIYRVEPARYRRTRDELVSLLKLDRVLDQPVRQLSLGQRMRAEIAAALLHEPELLFLDEPTIGLDAPSKLAVRDFVRRANRERGTTVLLTTHDMHDIEALAERVIVIGHGRVLADSPVEALRSQVLAERRLVVDFAHEAPTRIALPGVAVLSREDRSLVLGFDPARTAAAALIAHIAAEHAVEDIRLEGLAIEEVISRFYAMHGAAEA
- the apbC gene encoding iron-sulfur cluster carrier protein ApbC, which produces MAVTQAVIQDALKAVLDPNTGKDFVSTKALRNLQISEGDVSFDVELGYPAKSQHAALRKAFVAAARTVSGVDNVSVNITTRVVSHAVQRGVQLLPNVKNIVAVASGKGGVGKSTTAANLALALAAEGASVGLLDADIYGPSQPMMLGIDRRPESDDGKTMEPLENYGVQVMSIGFLVDQDEAMIWRGPMATQALEQLLRQTNWKDLDYLIIDMPPGTGDIQLTLSQRVPMTGAVIVTTPQDIALLDAKKGIKMFEKVGVPILGIVENMAVHVCSNCGHVEHIFGADGGKKMAAQYGMDYLGALPLDINIRLQADSGKPTVVADPDGDVAAIYKAVARTVAVGIAEKAKDFSAKFPTITVSKDT
- a CDS encoding DUF2798 domain-containing protein, giving the protein MNPSSRPSKTFFGVRKLPARAASWVMPLILSILMTFVVSMISTLRSVGPVPEMPGIWMSAWALSWVFAFPTLLLVLPLVRKATSALVDMG
- a CDS encoding LysR substrate-binding domain-containing protein codes for the protein MNVLASMRYLAALNEHRHFGRAAQACHITQPALSNALRALEGEFGVLIVKRGRAFEGFTVEGEAVLATAQRMLQEQELLRERLRSEAGQPRGRLRLAAVPTGMTILSRFAIALQKRHPGVAPTVVSLSSLEIETALDSMSLDLALGYTDRTRVRHVSLAVWPQCVETYYLVQRKPGPVRAGRAVRIGEPVGWAEAATLPLCLLTPDMHNRAIVDRAFKAAGLRVDAAMETNSIHTLASSVGAGALASVLPQAALELLSRDDGPYEARPLIAPLLETPLGFMTHASDRMTRALQAAVDLAASPEWLDTLQPDAAGKGSKRA
- a CDS encoding patatin-like phospholipase family protein — its product is MSPPSATALLLTGGGARAAYQVGVLEAIAELRRGAGLAAGPNPFPIITGTSAGAINAAALACGADDFDAAVQRMAEVWRHLRIEQVYRTDTFAMLDAAARWRLILGVGQLLARWMKLKPRSLLDNTPLAELLVRMVPFERLPGLLADGHLDALAVTASSYSSGEHLTFFEARHPMAPWTRSQRKAVADRITHAHLLASSAIPFVFPATALPLQGHVEYFGDGSMRQTAPTAAAIHLGAERILAVGAGRMNEPVDADGPQALGGEPTLAQIAGHAMSSIFLDALGVDVERVRRINDTLALIPPEARAGTRLRPIELLLIAPSERIDAIAARHAEALPGVVRRLLASGTGPGEGKSPARSAALASYLLFEPGFTRELMALGRADTLAQRDTVCRFFGWPAT
- a CDS encoding ABC transporter permease; translation: MGGVALFFRLVLASLKGQALYPTSAVLATLAQFLVTGIEVVAIWALFDRFGTVQGWALGEVALFYGLVNVMFAIADALGRGFDVLGTEFLRTGAFDRLLLRPRTLPLQLMGHDLRMSRLGRLAQGLMVLAYATAQAGIAWTPAHVGLALFAIAGGVALFLGILVLQGTLAFWTVESLEVANMFTYGGVEAGQYPITLYARWFRRLLTFGVPLACVAYYPAVAILGRADPLGAPAWIGWLSPLAGFVFLALSFLAWGHGVRRYTSAGS
- a CDS encoding isocitrate/isopropylmalate dehydrogenase family protein — encoded protein: MTTSSIPATLIAGDGIGPEIVEATLAAFDALKVPFEWDRQIAGLGGVQQAGDPLPAATLDSIRRTRLALKGPLETPSGGGYRSSNVRLREEFQLYANLRPALTVIPGGRYDKIDLVVVRENLEGLYIGHEHYVRIDDDPHAVGMATGINTRQGCHRLLEYAFDTAIATGRKKVTLVHKANIMKVLTGLFLETGLRLYEEPRYKGKFELETMIVDACAMKLVLNPWQFDMLVTTNLFGDILSDLVAGLVGGLGMAPGANIGADAAIFEAVHGSAPDIAGKGIANPTALLLAGALMLDHCKLVDQATRLRRAIDETLNIDKVRTGDLGGTANTAAFTKALVARIAGAN
- a CDS encoding YceH family protein, with the protein product MSDASAARPLPILSLLETRVLGVLVEKQRTVPDSYPLTLNAVLSGCNQKTSRNPVLEVSDAQAQAAIDSLKGYHLVDESSGGRALRYAHNMDRVLRIPSQSSILLTVLMLRGPQTAGELRIATERMHNFADISSVEGFLDELAERPAGALVVKLPRLPGARESRWAHLLSGEPVIEDMPASAGAPGADVSLGEMAALKANVARLEAELGDLKALVHRIAADLGMATGR